In Papaver somniferum cultivar HN1 chromosome 1, ASM357369v1, whole genome shotgun sequence, a genomic segment contains:
- the LOC113299823 gene encoding probable leucine-rich repeat receptor-like serine/threonine-protein kinase At3g14840 isoform X1, whose protein sequence is MEVIGGSSSILHRLVNLYVCTVLLIIAYGFFDLALSQRLPDVEVEALTEIAKTLGKQGWDFAKLDPCSRTTPTEGINCTCTFSGNSVCHVTGIVLNRQSLPGMLPPELVKLPYLQVINLDRNYLNGSIPKAWGSMKLVNISLVGNRLSGPVPEEIGNITTLKELELDFNQLSEHLPEKLGDILGIKRILLSSNNFTGEVPQTFSKLTSLEDFRINDNQFTGKIPSFIKNWTNLTKLEILASGLEGPIPPDISALKSLSNLKISDLNGKDGPLPPLDNLKSLKTLILRSCNLNGTLPTYFSSMNTLKSLDLSFNRFLGKIPDTFINPSKVKFMYLTGNLLTGPLPSWMLGKVKNIDLSYNNLTLEDSWGCQLNNTINLFGSSSMKNNLTGIPKCLKSVCDQDHYSFNINCGGEVFPMSGSNIGQFDSDQNADGASNFNQQGTNNWAVSSTGDFMDNDDDSDSHIAIAKTSLSMADSKLYMTARKSPISLTYYGFCLINGNYTVKLHFAEIEISNGTSQDSLGRRVFDVYIQGKLKLKDFDIVKAAGGAHKAVIITFNESVTSNTLEIRFHWAGKGTQRIPNAGIYGPLVSAISVLNPDFVPRGKKISVGVVAGIVVSVLCLVFILGALWWKGYLGRKNASNQELRGLDLNTSSFTLRQIKAATKNFAAENKIGEGGFGPVYKGYLLDGTIIAVKQLSSKSKQGNREFVNEIGMISGLQHPNLAKLYGCCIEGNQLLLIYEYLENNCLARALFGEEGVQLKLDWLTRHKICVGIARGLTFLHEESRLKIVHRDIKCTNVLLDKDLNPKISDFGLAKLDEEDDTHISTRIAGTRGYMAPEYALRGYLTDKADVYSFGIVALEIVSGKSNISYRSKEECVYLLDGALILQGNGNLMELVDPKLESKFDEEEVLRMIKIALMCTNTSPTLRPKMSSVLSMLEGRTPLGEVFLNPIGESSNDLKFKPVGDNSETQSISKDAPFSESSTSAADLYPLINESEYWNNRD, encoded by the exons ATGGAGGTTATTGGAGGGTCGTCATCTATTCTTCATCGTCTGGTTAATCTTTATGTTTGTACGGTGTTGTTGATTATTGCCTACGGTTTCTTTGATCTTGCTCTTTCTCAGCGGCTACCAGATGTTGAAG TTGAGGCTCTAACAGAAATAGCAAAGACATTAGGAAAGCAAGGCTGGGACTTTGCAAAATTGGATCCATGTAGTCGTACGACTCCTACCGAGGGTATTAACTGTACTTGCACTTTCTCTGGCAACTCCGTCTGCCATGTTACTGGAAT AGTGCTTAATAGACAGAGCTTACCCGGCATGTTACCTCCAGAGCTTGTCAAGCTTCCTTACCTCCAAGTAAT TAACCTTGATCGCAATTACCTCAATGGTTCAATCCCGAAAGCATGGGGTTCAATGAAATTGGTGAACAT CTCTCTCGTTGGAAATCGACTATCTGGCCCAGTCCCGGAAGAGATAGGAAATATCACTACTTTAAAAGAACt AGAATTGGACTTCAATCAGCTCTCTGAGCATCTTCCTGAAAAGCTCGGAGACATCTTAGGCATTAAGCGGAT ACTGCTTTCCTCGAATAATTTTACTGGGGAAGTGCCGCAAACGTTCTCTAAGCTAACCAGCTTGGAAGACTT CCGAATAAATGACAATCAGTTTACTGGGAAGATACCCAGTTTTATAAAGAATTGGACCAACCTTACAAAACT AGAGATTCTAGCAAGCGGTTTAGAAGGGCCAATTCCGCCTGACATCTCTGCCTTGAAGAGTTTATCAAACTT GAAGATTAGTGACTTAAACGGTAAAGATGGTCCTTTGCCACCACTTGATAACTTGAAAAGCCTGAAGACACT TATTTTAAGGAGTTGCAATCTTAATGGAACATTACCCACCTATTTTAGCAGTATGAATACCCTTAAATCCTT AGATCTCAGTTTTAAcagatttttggggaaaattcCGGACACCTTTATCAATCCTTCAAAAGTTAAATTCAT GTACTTAACCGGAAACTTGCTGACTGGGCCTTTACCGAGTTGGATGCTTGGAAAAGTGAAAAATAT TGATCTTTCATACAACAATCTCACATTGGAGGACTCGTGGGGCTGTCAACTGAACAATACTAT AAATTTATTTGGAAGCTCTTCAATGAAGAACAACTT GACTGGAATACCAAAATGCTTGAAGAGCGTTTGTGATCAAG ATCATTATTCGTTCAATATCAACTGTGGTGGAGAAGTTTTTCCTATGAGTGGAAGTAATATTGGCCAATTCGATAGTGATCAGAATGCAGATGGCGCTTCAAACTTTAACCAGCAAGGCACTAATAATTGGGCAGTTAGTAGTACTGGTGATTTCATGGACAATGATGATGATAGTGACAGTCATATAGCAATTGCAAAAACATCTCTCTCAATGGCCGATTCAAAATTATACATGACAGCGCGGAAATCTCCTATATCTCTAACTTATTATGGGTTTTGTTTGATTAATGGGAATTATACTGTAAAACTCCACTTCGCTGAGATTGAAATCTCAAATGGTACATCACAAGACAGTCTTGGGAGGCGTGTATTTGATGTCTACATTCAG GGAAAGCTGAAGCTGAAGGATTTCGATATTGTGAAAGCAGCAGGTGGAGCTCATAAGGCAGTCATTATAACATTCAATGAGTCTGTTACGAGTAATACCTTGGAAATTCGGTTTCACTGGGCTGGAAAAGGCACACAAAGGATCCCTAATGCCGGAATCTATGGTCCTCTTGTTTCAGCTATTTCTGTACTAAATCCTG ATTTCGTACCTCGTGGAAAAAAAATATCTGTAGGTGTTGTGGCAGGAATTGTCGTCTCTGTATTATGTCTCGTCTTTATTCTGGGTGCTCTCTGGTGGAAGGGTTATTTGGGAAGAAAAAATGCGAGCAATCAAG AACTAAGAGGTTTGGACCTAAACACTAGCTCCTTCACATTGAGGCAAATAAAAGCTGCAACAAAAAACTTTGCTGCTGAAAACAAGATTGGTGAAGGTGGTTTTGGACCTGTTTATAAG GGCTATCTGTTAGATGGCACTATAATTGCTGTTAAACAACTATCTTCGAAATCTAAGCAAGGAAATCGTGAATTTGTAAACGAGATAGGAATGATTTCTGGACTACAACACCCTAATCTTGCAAAGCTTTATGGATGTTGTATTGAAGGAAATCAGTTACTTCTTATTTATGAATACTTGGAAAATAATTGCCTTGCCCGTGCACTGTTTG GTGAAGAAGGGGTCCAACTGAAGCTTGATTGGCTAACAAGGCACAAGATTTGTGTAGGTATAGCCAGGGGCCTAACTTTTCTGCACGAAGAGTCAAGGCTGAAGATTGTTCACAGAGACATCAAGTGTACAAATGTGCTTCTTGATAAGGATCTTAACCCGAAGATTTCTGACTTTGGTTTGGCAAAACTTGATGAGGAAGATGACACCCATATCAGCACTCGGATTGCAGGTACTCG TGGTTACATGGCGCCAGAGTACGCATTGCGAGGCTATTTGACAGATAAAGCAGACGTTTATAGTTTTGGAATTGTCGCGTTAGAAATTGTAAGCGGGAAGAGCAATATAAGCTATCGGTCAAAAGAAGAGTGTGTTTATCTTCTTGATGGG GCTTTAATTCTTCAAGGGAATGGAAATTTGATGGAGTTGGTTGATCCGAAATTGGAGTCCAAATTTGATGAGGAAGAAGTTCTACGGATGATTAAAATAGCTCTGATGTGCACCAACACATCTCCAACATTAAGGCCCAAAATGTCTTCAGTACTCAGTATGCTTGAAGGTCGAACTCCTCTTGGAGAAGTCTTTCTGAATCCAATAGGTGAATCTAGCAATGATTTGAAGTTCAAACCTGTTGGAGATAATAGCGAAACACAGAGTATTTCGAAGGATGCCCCGTTCTCGGAGTCCTCGACATCTGCTGCTGATCTTTATCCACTCATTAATGAATCTGAGTACTGGAATAACAGAGATTAG
- the LOC113299823 gene encoding probable leucine-rich repeat receptor-like serine/threonine-protein kinase At3g14840 isoform X3 translates to MEVIGGSSSILHRLVNLYVCTVLLIIAYGFFDLALSQRLPDVEVEALTEIAKTLGKQGWDFAKLDPCSRTTPTEGINCTCTFSGNSVCHVTGIVLNRQSLPGMLPPELVKLPYLQVINLDRNYLNGSIPKAWGSMKLVNISLVGNRLSGPVPEEIGNITTLKELELDFNQLSEHLPEKLGDILGIKRMKISDLNGKDGPLPPLDNLKSLKTLILRSCNLNGTLPTYFSSMNTLKSLDLSFNRFLGKIPDTFINPSKVKFMYLTGNLLTGPLPSWMLGKVKNIDLSYNNLTLEDSWGCQLNNTINLFGSSSMKNNLTGIPKCLKSVCDQDHYSFNINCGGEVFPMSGSNIGQFDSDQNADGASNFNQQGTNNWAVSSTGDFMDNDDDSDSHIAIAKTSLSMADSKLYMTARKSPISLTYYGFCLINGNYTVKLHFAEIEISNGTSQDSLGRRVFDVYIQGKLKLKDFDIVKAAGGAHKAVIITFNESVTSNTLEIRFHWAGKGTQRIPNAGIYGPLVSAISVLNPDFVPRGKKISVGVVAGIVVSVLCLVFILGALWWKGYLGRKNASNQELRGLDLNTSSFTLRQIKAATKNFAAENKIGEGGFGPVYKGYLLDGTIIAVKQLSSKSKQGNREFVNEIGMISGLQHPNLAKLYGCCIEGNQLLLIYEYLENNCLARALFGEEGVQLKLDWLTRHKICVGIARGLTFLHEESRLKIVHRDIKCTNVLLDKDLNPKISDFGLAKLDEEDDTHISTRIAGTRGYMAPEYALRGYLTDKADVYSFGIVALEIVSGKSNISYRSKEECVYLLDGALILQGNGNLMELVDPKLESKFDEEEVLRMIKIALMCTNTSPTLRPKMSSVLSMLEGRTPLGEVFLNPIGESSNDLKFKPVGDNSETQSISKDAPFSESSTSAADLYPLINESEYWNNRD, encoded by the exons ATGGAGGTTATTGGAGGGTCGTCATCTATTCTTCATCGTCTGGTTAATCTTTATGTTTGTACGGTGTTGTTGATTATTGCCTACGGTTTCTTTGATCTTGCTCTTTCTCAGCGGCTACCAGATGTTGAAG TTGAGGCTCTAACAGAAATAGCAAAGACATTAGGAAAGCAAGGCTGGGACTTTGCAAAATTGGATCCATGTAGTCGTACGACTCCTACCGAGGGTATTAACTGTACTTGCACTTTCTCTGGCAACTCCGTCTGCCATGTTACTGGAAT AGTGCTTAATAGACAGAGCTTACCCGGCATGTTACCTCCAGAGCTTGTCAAGCTTCCTTACCTCCAAGTAAT TAACCTTGATCGCAATTACCTCAATGGTTCAATCCCGAAAGCATGGGGTTCAATGAAATTGGTGAACAT CTCTCTCGTTGGAAATCGACTATCTGGCCCAGTCCCGGAAGAGATAGGAAATATCACTACTTTAAAAGAACt AGAATTGGACTTCAATCAGCTCTCTGAGCATCTTCCTGAAAAGCTCGGAGACATCTTAGGCATTAAGCGGAT GAAGATTAGTGACTTAAACGGTAAAGATGGTCCTTTGCCACCACTTGATAACTTGAAAAGCCTGAAGACACT TATTTTAAGGAGTTGCAATCTTAATGGAACATTACCCACCTATTTTAGCAGTATGAATACCCTTAAATCCTT AGATCTCAGTTTTAAcagatttttggggaaaattcCGGACACCTTTATCAATCCTTCAAAAGTTAAATTCAT GTACTTAACCGGAAACTTGCTGACTGGGCCTTTACCGAGTTGGATGCTTGGAAAAGTGAAAAATAT TGATCTTTCATACAACAATCTCACATTGGAGGACTCGTGGGGCTGTCAACTGAACAATACTAT AAATTTATTTGGAAGCTCTTCAATGAAGAACAACTT GACTGGAATACCAAAATGCTTGAAGAGCGTTTGTGATCAAG ATCATTATTCGTTCAATATCAACTGTGGTGGAGAAGTTTTTCCTATGAGTGGAAGTAATATTGGCCAATTCGATAGTGATCAGAATGCAGATGGCGCTTCAAACTTTAACCAGCAAGGCACTAATAATTGGGCAGTTAGTAGTACTGGTGATTTCATGGACAATGATGATGATAGTGACAGTCATATAGCAATTGCAAAAACATCTCTCTCAATGGCCGATTCAAAATTATACATGACAGCGCGGAAATCTCCTATATCTCTAACTTATTATGGGTTTTGTTTGATTAATGGGAATTATACTGTAAAACTCCACTTCGCTGAGATTGAAATCTCAAATGGTACATCACAAGACAGTCTTGGGAGGCGTGTATTTGATGTCTACATTCAG GGAAAGCTGAAGCTGAAGGATTTCGATATTGTGAAAGCAGCAGGTGGAGCTCATAAGGCAGTCATTATAACATTCAATGAGTCTGTTACGAGTAATACCTTGGAAATTCGGTTTCACTGGGCTGGAAAAGGCACACAAAGGATCCCTAATGCCGGAATCTATGGTCCTCTTGTTTCAGCTATTTCTGTACTAAATCCTG ATTTCGTACCTCGTGGAAAAAAAATATCTGTAGGTGTTGTGGCAGGAATTGTCGTCTCTGTATTATGTCTCGTCTTTATTCTGGGTGCTCTCTGGTGGAAGGGTTATTTGGGAAGAAAAAATGCGAGCAATCAAG AACTAAGAGGTTTGGACCTAAACACTAGCTCCTTCACATTGAGGCAAATAAAAGCTGCAACAAAAAACTTTGCTGCTGAAAACAAGATTGGTGAAGGTGGTTTTGGACCTGTTTATAAG GGCTATCTGTTAGATGGCACTATAATTGCTGTTAAACAACTATCTTCGAAATCTAAGCAAGGAAATCGTGAATTTGTAAACGAGATAGGAATGATTTCTGGACTACAACACCCTAATCTTGCAAAGCTTTATGGATGTTGTATTGAAGGAAATCAGTTACTTCTTATTTATGAATACTTGGAAAATAATTGCCTTGCCCGTGCACTGTTTG GTGAAGAAGGGGTCCAACTGAAGCTTGATTGGCTAACAAGGCACAAGATTTGTGTAGGTATAGCCAGGGGCCTAACTTTTCTGCACGAAGAGTCAAGGCTGAAGATTGTTCACAGAGACATCAAGTGTACAAATGTGCTTCTTGATAAGGATCTTAACCCGAAGATTTCTGACTTTGGTTTGGCAAAACTTGATGAGGAAGATGACACCCATATCAGCACTCGGATTGCAGGTACTCG TGGTTACATGGCGCCAGAGTACGCATTGCGAGGCTATTTGACAGATAAAGCAGACGTTTATAGTTTTGGAATTGTCGCGTTAGAAATTGTAAGCGGGAAGAGCAATATAAGCTATCGGTCAAAAGAAGAGTGTGTTTATCTTCTTGATGGG GCTTTAATTCTTCAAGGGAATGGAAATTTGATGGAGTTGGTTGATCCGAAATTGGAGTCCAAATTTGATGAGGAAGAAGTTCTACGGATGATTAAAATAGCTCTGATGTGCACCAACACATCTCCAACATTAAGGCCCAAAATGTCTTCAGTACTCAGTATGCTTGAAGGTCGAACTCCTCTTGGAGAAGTCTTTCTGAATCCAATAGGTGAATCTAGCAATGATTTGAAGTTCAAACCTGTTGGAGATAATAGCGAAACACAGAGTATTTCGAAGGATGCCCCGTTCTCGGAGTCCTCGACATCTGCTGCTGATCTTTATCCACTCATTAATGAATCTGAGTACTGGAATAACAGAGATTAG
- the LOC113299823 gene encoding probable leucine-rich repeat receptor-like serine/threonine-protein kinase At3g14840 isoform X2 → MEVIGGSSSILHRLVNLYVCTVLLIIAYGFFDLALSQRLPDVEVEALTEIAKTLGKQGWDFAKLDPCSRTTPTEGINCTCTFSGNSVCHVTGIVLNRQSLPGMLPPELVKLPYLQVINLDRNYLNGSIPKAWGSMKLVNISLVGNRLSGPVPEEIGNITTLKELELDFNQLSEHLPEKLGDILGIKRILLSSNNFTGEVPQTFSKLTSLEDFRINDNQFTGKIPSFIKNWTNLTKLEILASGLEGPIPPDISALKSLSNLKISDLNGKDGPLPPLDNLKSLKTLILRSCNLNGTLPTYFSSMNTLKSLDLSFNRFLGKIPDTFINPSKVKFMYLTGNLLTGPLPSWMLGKVKNIDLSYNNLTLEDSWGCQLNNTINLFGSSSMKNNLTGIPKCLKSVCDQDHYSFNINCGGEVFPMSGSNIGQFDSDQNADGASNFNQQGTNNWAVSSTGDFMDNDDDSDSHIAIAKTSLSMADSKLYMTARKSPISLTYYGFCLINGNYTVKLHFAEIEISNGTSQDSLGRRVFDVYIQGKLKLKDFDIVKAAGGAHKAVIITFNESVTSNTLEIRFHWAGKGTQRIPNAGIYGPLVSAISVLNPDFVPRGKKISVGVVAGIVVSVLCLVFILGALWWKGYLGRKNASNQELRGLDLNTSSFTLRQIKAATKNFAAENKIGEGGFGPVYKGYLLDGTIIAVKQLSSKSKQGNREFVNEIGMISGLQHPNLAKLYGCCIEGNQLLLIYEYLENNCLARALFGIARGLTFLHEESRLKIVHRDIKCTNVLLDKDLNPKISDFGLAKLDEEDDTHISTRIAGTRGYMAPEYALRGYLTDKADVYSFGIVALEIVSGKSNISYRSKEECVYLLDGALILQGNGNLMELVDPKLESKFDEEEVLRMIKIALMCTNTSPTLRPKMSSVLSMLEGRTPLGEVFLNPIGESSNDLKFKPVGDNSETQSISKDAPFSESSTSAADLYPLINESEYWNNRD, encoded by the exons ATGGAGGTTATTGGAGGGTCGTCATCTATTCTTCATCGTCTGGTTAATCTTTATGTTTGTACGGTGTTGTTGATTATTGCCTACGGTTTCTTTGATCTTGCTCTTTCTCAGCGGCTACCAGATGTTGAAG TTGAGGCTCTAACAGAAATAGCAAAGACATTAGGAAAGCAAGGCTGGGACTTTGCAAAATTGGATCCATGTAGTCGTACGACTCCTACCGAGGGTATTAACTGTACTTGCACTTTCTCTGGCAACTCCGTCTGCCATGTTACTGGAAT AGTGCTTAATAGACAGAGCTTACCCGGCATGTTACCTCCAGAGCTTGTCAAGCTTCCTTACCTCCAAGTAAT TAACCTTGATCGCAATTACCTCAATGGTTCAATCCCGAAAGCATGGGGTTCAATGAAATTGGTGAACAT CTCTCTCGTTGGAAATCGACTATCTGGCCCAGTCCCGGAAGAGATAGGAAATATCACTACTTTAAAAGAACt AGAATTGGACTTCAATCAGCTCTCTGAGCATCTTCCTGAAAAGCTCGGAGACATCTTAGGCATTAAGCGGAT ACTGCTTTCCTCGAATAATTTTACTGGGGAAGTGCCGCAAACGTTCTCTAAGCTAACCAGCTTGGAAGACTT CCGAATAAATGACAATCAGTTTACTGGGAAGATACCCAGTTTTATAAAGAATTGGACCAACCTTACAAAACT AGAGATTCTAGCAAGCGGTTTAGAAGGGCCAATTCCGCCTGACATCTCTGCCTTGAAGAGTTTATCAAACTT GAAGATTAGTGACTTAAACGGTAAAGATGGTCCTTTGCCACCACTTGATAACTTGAAAAGCCTGAAGACACT TATTTTAAGGAGTTGCAATCTTAATGGAACATTACCCACCTATTTTAGCAGTATGAATACCCTTAAATCCTT AGATCTCAGTTTTAAcagatttttggggaaaattcCGGACACCTTTATCAATCCTTCAAAAGTTAAATTCAT GTACTTAACCGGAAACTTGCTGACTGGGCCTTTACCGAGTTGGATGCTTGGAAAAGTGAAAAATAT TGATCTTTCATACAACAATCTCACATTGGAGGACTCGTGGGGCTGTCAACTGAACAATACTAT AAATTTATTTGGAAGCTCTTCAATGAAGAACAACTT GACTGGAATACCAAAATGCTTGAAGAGCGTTTGTGATCAAG ATCATTATTCGTTCAATATCAACTGTGGTGGAGAAGTTTTTCCTATGAGTGGAAGTAATATTGGCCAATTCGATAGTGATCAGAATGCAGATGGCGCTTCAAACTTTAACCAGCAAGGCACTAATAATTGGGCAGTTAGTAGTACTGGTGATTTCATGGACAATGATGATGATAGTGACAGTCATATAGCAATTGCAAAAACATCTCTCTCAATGGCCGATTCAAAATTATACATGACAGCGCGGAAATCTCCTATATCTCTAACTTATTATGGGTTTTGTTTGATTAATGGGAATTATACTGTAAAACTCCACTTCGCTGAGATTGAAATCTCAAATGGTACATCACAAGACAGTCTTGGGAGGCGTGTATTTGATGTCTACATTCAG GGAAAGCTGAAGCTGAAGGATTTCGATATTGTGAAAGCAGCAGGTGGAGCTCATAAGGCAGTCATTATAACATTCAATGAGTCTGTTACGAGTAATACCTTGGAAATTCGGTTTCACTGGGCTGGAAAAGGCACACAAAGGATCCCTAATGCCGGAATCTATGGTCCTCTTGTTTCAGCTATTTCTGTACTAAATCCTG ATTTCGTACCTCGTGGAAAAAAAATATCTGTAGGTGTTGTGGCAGGAATTGTCGTCTCTGTATTATGTCTCGTCTTTATTCTGGGTGCTCTCTGGTGGAAGGGTTATTTGGGAAGAAAAAATGCGAGCAATCAAG AACTAAGAGGTTTGGACCTAAACACTAGCTCCTTCACATTGAGGCAAATAAAAGCTGCAACAAAAAACTTTGCTGCTGAAAACAAGATTGGTGAAGGTGGTTTTGGACCTGTTTATAAG GGCTATCTGTTAGATGGCACTATAATTGCTGTTAAACAACTATCTTCGAAATCTAAGCAAGGAAATCGTGAATTTGTAAACGAGATAGGAATGATTTCTGGACTACAACACCCTAATCTTGCAAAGCTTTATGGATGTTGTATTGAAGGAAATCAGTTACTTCTTATTTATGAATACTTGGAAAATAATTGCCTTGCCCGTGCACTGTTTG GTATAGCCAGGGGCCTAACTTTTCTGCACGAAGAGTCAAGGCTGAAGATTGTTCACAGAGACATCAAGTGTACAAATGTGCTTCTTGATAAGGATCTTAACCCGAAGATTTCTGACTTTGGTTTGGCAAAACTTGATGAGGAAGATGACACCCATATCAGCACTCGGATTGCAGGTACTCG TGGTTACATGGCGCCAGAGTACGCATTGCGAGGCTATTTGACAGATAAAGCAGACGTTTATAGTTTTGGAATTGTCGCGTTAGAAATTGTAAGCGGGAAGAGCAATATAAGCTATCGGTCAAAAGAAGAGTGTGTTTATCTTCTTGATGGG GCTTTAATTCTTCAAGGGAATGGAAATTTGATGGAGTTGGTTGATCCGAAATTGGAGTCCAAATTTGATGAGGAAGAAGTTCTACGGATGATTAAAATAGCTCTGATGTGCACCAACACATCTCCAACATTAAGGCCCAAAATGTCTTCAGTACTCAGTATGCTTGAAGGTCGAACTCCTCTTGGAGAAGTCTTTCTGAATCCAATAGGTGAATCTAGCAATGATTTGAAGTTCAAACCTGTTGGAGATAATAGCGAAACACAGAGTATTTCGAAGGATGCCCCGTTCTCGGAGTCCTCGACATCTGCTGCTGATCTTTATCCACTCATTAATGAATCTGAGTACTGGAATAACAGAGATTAG
- the LOC113299839 gene encoding peroxisomal and mitochondrial division factor 1-like: MADETVINGAGSDLELNNNSDDDKLVEIEKVSSKNDHADVDLKKIETLEQEKSELLKEKNENHEKIRVLTDEIDGFKRNQVELNEKLEKMQKENAQFEQENKSLQSIAGRALELETEVSRLQHDLISTMSENDETRSEFQKLKSEFNELKEKIAEKESKIGDLEKEKISLLERNEKDAQEVKKLKSENETNVRDLKAREVEISEKEGEILRLQNVENDFNKWKVKLNHEKEAENKQLLGDLEKSEMLRRELEEDAKKEKETGKSKILLPAVIVSTGTVVAAAAIICCIACIRRR; the protein is encoded by the coding sequence ATGGCGGACGAAACTGTTATCAACGGCGCAGGATCGGATTTGGAACTGAATAATAATAGTGATGATGATAAACTGGTGGAAATTGAAAAAGTTTCTTCAAAGAATGATCATGCTGATGTTGATCTCAAGAAGATTGAAACATTAGAACAAGAGAAATCGGAATTGTTGAAAGAGAAGAATgaaaatcatgagaaaattagggttttaactgaTGAGATCGATGGATTTAAGAGAAATCAAGTAGAATtgaatgagaaattggagaagatGCAGAAAGAAAATGCTCAATTTGAACAGGAGAACAAATCACTTCAATCAATTGCTGGTCGAGCGTTGGAACTCGAGACTGAGGTTTCTCGTTTGCAACATGATCTGATTTCTACTATGTCTGAGAATGATGAGACGAGATCGGAGTTTCAGAAGCTTAAATCTGAATTCAATGAATTGAAAGAGAAAATTGCTGAGAAGGAATCGAAGATTGGAGATCTGGAGAAAGAGAAGATTTCTCTGCTTGAGAGGAATGAAAAGGATGCTCAAGAGGTGAAGAAACTGAAGTCTGAGAATGAAACTAATGTTCGTGATTTGAAAGCAAGAGAAGTAGAAATCTCTGAGAAAGAAGGTGAAATTTTAAGGTTACAGAATGTGGAAAATGATTTTAATAAGTGGAAAGTGAAGTTAAACCATGAAAAGGAAGCTGAGAATAAACAATTGCTGGGCGATTTGGAAAAATCAGAAATGTTGAGAAGAGaattggaagaagatgcaaagaaagagaaggaaactgGGAAATCGAAGATTCTTTTGCCTGCTGTGATTGTTTCAACTGGAACTGTTGTTGCTGCCGCGGCCATAATTTGCTGCATTGCTTGCATAAGGCGAAGGTAG